The following are encoded together in the Thalassolituus oleivorans MIL-1 genome:
- a CDS encoding glutaredoxin family protein, translating into MLLKVLRNGLGLIFVFVSWLTNPKPMKRSEADQAAVQAKAKDLALYQLYACPFCLKTRRAMHRLNVDIEKRDIKHLQNREALETQGGRVKVPCLRIGEGENAQWLYESSDIIQYLDGLFSKQKSI; encoded by the coding sequence ATGCTGTTAAAAGTTTTAAGAAATGGTTTAGGGTTGATTTTCGTCTTTGTTAGCTGGCTGACGAATCCAAAACCTATGAAGCGCAGCGAGGCTGATCAGGCTGCTGTGCAGGCAAAAGCAAAAGATTTGGCGCTCTATCAGCTCTACGCTTGTCCTTTTTGTTTAAAGACTCGTCGTGCGATGCATCGTTTGAATGTTGATATTGAAAAGCGAGACATAAAACACCTTCAAAATCGCGAGGCATTAGAAACTCAAGGCGGCCGTGTGAAAGTCCCTTGCTTGCGCATAGGTGAGGGCGAAAATGCCCAATGGCTCTATGAGTCGAGTGATATTATTCAGTATTTGGATGGTTTGTTCTCTAAGCAAAAATCGATCTGA